A single window of ANME-2 cluster archaeon DNA harbors:
- a CDS encoding phage tail sheath family protein produces the protein MSQYLSPGVYVEEKSSGVKPIEGVGTSTGAFVGITEKGPIGKAELIANWTQFVNKFGGYIANGNMAYAVNQFFNEGGTRCYVVRTCHYSDIQDLNTKASSPSAGTLTDSSNEPALRVLASSDGEWGDEISIDVEAATDPELEENGFKLIVKYNDIEIEAIDDLTINNVEDKINNNDLSYIRVEKDDWDEGSPPNSVAGSGNKPRIDQPITLQEGDDGINDLKSTDFIGDESAQNGLYAFDVIDDINIVAIPDMAGERGVMLAGLNYCQVRGDCFFVADPPSDLSPMEILDFKKGTGDYRGNAFNSSYGALYYPWIKITDPATGRIKTVPPSGAVAGTYAKTDTVRGVHKAPAGIVEGYLDTVTGIEKIITKSEHDGLNPTGINVIRSFPSSGICIWGARTLSADPEWKYINIRRLFIFLEESIDKATQWVVFEPNTPSLWGSVKRNITAFLLRVWRDGALFGNTPEEAFYVKVDEENNPTEVRDAGQLIIEIGVAPVKPAEFVIIRISQKTLTK, from the coding sequence ATGAGTCAATATCTATCGCCAGGAGTCTATGTTGAGGAAAAGTCCTCAGGAGTAAAGCCAATTGAAGGAGTAGGTACTTCAACTGGTGCTTTTGTAGGAATCACCGAAAAGGGACCAATAGGTAAAGCAGAGCTGATAGCAAACTGGACACAGTTTGTTAATAAATTCGGAGGTTATATTGCCAATGGAAATATGGCATATGCAGTGAATCAATTTTTCAATGAAGGAGGAACAAGATGCTATGTTGTTCGAACCTGCCATTATTCGGATATACAGGATCTGAATACAAAAGCGTCTTCACCTTCAGCCGGGACATTAACAGACAGCAGTAATGAACCCGCACTAAGGGTTTTGGCATCATCTGATGGGGAATGGGGTGATGAAATATCAATTGACGTTGAAGCCGCCACTGATCCTGAACTTGAAGAAAACGGATTCAAACTGATCGTCAAATATAATGATATTGAAATAGAAGCAATTGATGACCTTACCATAAACAATGTAGAAGATAAGATCAATAATAATGATTTATCTTATATCAGAGTTGAAAAGGATGACTGGGATGAAGGAAGTCCTCCTAATAGCGTTGCAGGTTCGGGAAATAAACCACGTATTGACCAACCAATTACTCTTCAAGAAGGTGATGATGGTATAAATGATCTGAAATCTACGGATTTTATTGGTGATGAAAGTGCACAGAACGGCCTTTATGCATTTGATGTGATCGATGATATTAACATAGTAGCTATTCCTGATATGGCAGGAGAAAGAGGGGTAATGCTGGCAGGACTAAATTACTGCCAGGTCAGAGGTGACTGCTTCTTTGTTGCTGATCCTCCTTCTGATTTAAGCCCAATGGAAATACTCGATTTCAAGAAAGGAACTGGTGATTATAGAGGAAATGCATTTAATTCCTCATATGGAGCACTGTATTATCCATGGATTAAAATCACCGACCCGGCAACAGGAAGGATAAAAACCGTACCTCCATCCGGAGCTGTTGCAGGTACGTATGCTAAGACCGACACAGTCAGAGGAGTCCATAAAGCACCTGCTGGTATTGTAGAAGGTTATCTTGATACTGTTACTGGTATTGAAAAGATAATCACGAAAAGTGAACATGACGGATTGAACCCTACGGGAATAAATGTGATCCGCTCCTTCCCGTCATCAGGAATCTGCATCTGGGGTGCAAGAACTCTCTCCGCCGATCCTGAATGGAAATATATCAACATCAGACGGCTATTTATTTTCCTTGAAGAATCCATTGACAAAGCTACTCAATGGGTAGTTTTTGAGCCGAACACTCCTTCTCTGTGGGGATCTGTAAAAAGGAATATTACAGCATTCCTTTTAAGGGTCTGGAGAGATGGTGCTTTATTCGGAAATACTCCTGAAGAGGCTTTTTATGTTAAGGTTGATGAAGAGAATAATCCGACTGAAGTCAGAGATGCAGGACAGCTTATCATAGAGATTGGAGTAGCACCTGTAAAACCGGCTGAGTTCGTAATAATCAGGATCAGCCAGAAAACGTTGACAAAGTAA
- a CDS encoding phage tail protein — protein MSQTGKRSDPYSAYRFKVEIEGIIAAGFTDVSGLTIETEVETIKEGGVNNYEYKLPKFTKYSNITLKRGLMDWELWGWYQTVISGKFERKSGTIYLFDHSGNEILDYYHFFEAYPIKWEGPTFNAKNSTVASETLILAHHLLL, from the coding sequence ATGTCGCAAACAGGAAAAAGATCAGACCCTTATAGTGCCTATAGATTTAAAGTGGAAATAGAAGGTATTATTGCGGCCGGATTTACCGATGTTTCAGGTTTAACAATTGAGACTGAAGTTGAAACTATAAAAGAAGGAGGAGTCAATAACTACGAATATAAACTCCCAAAATTTACAAAATACAGTAACATTACATTGAAGCGTGGACTTATGGATTGGGAATTATGGGGCTGGTATCAGACTGTAATATCCGGCAAATTCGAAAGAAAGAGTGGGACAATTTATCTATTTGATCACTCCGGAAATGAAATCCTGGACTACTATCATTTCTTTGAAGCGTATCCTATCAAATGGGAAGGACCTACATTCAATGCTAAAAATAGTACTGTTGCAAGTGAGACATTGATACTAGCTCATCACCTTTTATTATAG
- a CDS encoding DUF4255 domain-containing protein has protein sequence MAILRDVGESVKELLHQKIYELSDENSILFDSPADIEATTTPKLSMFLYQIVENSHLRNVEPKPIGIDQMRYSPLALDLYYIFTPFANNRETEVIILERIMQIFYDNAVIKDDMLTVSLKESGNDKIRVIANNLSFEELNKLWERFPNQDFKLSVSYIFTPIKIPSEKPDIRIKRVIEKDIEVYTKKK, from the coding sequence ATGGCAATCTTAAGGGACGTTGGAGAATCAGTAAAGGAATTACTTCATCAAAAAATATATGAACTTTCTGATGAAAATTCCATTCTATTTGATTCACCGGCAGATATTGAAGCTACCACTACTCCAAAGCTTTCAATGTTCCTGTACCAGATCGTTGAGAATAGCCATCTGCGAAATGTTGAACCAAAACCCATTGGCATAGATCAAATGCGTTACTCTCCTCTTGCCCTTGATCTATATTATATATTCACTCCTTTTGCCAATAATAGAGAAACAGAAGTCATAATCCTTGAGCGGATCATGCAGATTTTTTATGATAATGCTGTAATTAAGGATGATATGCTAACAGTAAGCCTAAAAGAAAGTGGAAATGATAAGATACGGGTTATTGCCAACAATCTATCTTTTGAAGAACTGAACAAACTCTGGGAACGGTTTCCTAATCAGGATTTCAAACTTTCAGTGTCTTATATATTTACACCTATAAAAATCCCCTCAGAGAAACCGGATATCAGGATCAAGCGTGTTATAGAAAAGGATATCGAAGTGTATACAAAGAAAAAATAA
- a CDS encoding phage tail protein — MTGERDDPYRNFRFRVEIDGIDAAGFADATIPDSTTDVTDYREGTDQPFQRKLSGLTKYGNITLKKGLTDSMELYNWKKLVEDSGAITARKSISLILIDEEGNDKAQWDINEAWPTKYDSSDFSAKANEVVIETFEIVHEGVKRVK; from the coding sequence ATGACAGGAGAAAGAGACGATCCATATAGGAATTTCAGGTTCAGAGTAGAGATCGATGGCATTGATGCAGCAGGTTTTGCAGATGCCACTATCCCCGATTCAACCACAGATGTAACTGATTATAGAGAAGGTACAGATCAACCGTTCCAAAGAAAATTATCAGGACTTACCAAATATGGAAATATAACGCTTAAAAAGGGGCTGACTGATTCAATGGAGCTTTATAACTGGAAAAAGCTTGTTGAAGATTCCGGCGCTATAACAGCAAGAAAAAGCATCTCATTGATTTTGATCGATGAGGAAGGGAATGATAAGGCACAGTGGGATATTAACGAAGCATGGCCAACCAAATATGATTCATCTGATTTCAGTGCAAAAGCGAATGAGGTGGTCATCGAAACATTTGAAATAGTACATGAAGGAGTCAAACGAGTGAAGTAA